A stretch of the Acanthopagrus latus isolate v.2019 chromosome 9, fAcaLat1.1, whole genome shotgun sequence genome encodes the following:
- the LOC119026392 gene encoding alpha-1,6-mannosylglycoprotein 6-beta-N-acetylglucosaminyltransferase A-like isoform X2 — MRKLAPILRWTLFVLVAISFIWCLTLSFFILGAADKDGISLTHQSRVQRKAWGESSRAEDIMKRIVKFVDDLLNIVGPPGDLSPPPPLKDYKEEFRVLQIQMEAEKDKEKLREKMVEELRSDKVQLQQQVAHLEELLRLQTMKELARDGGQNSEDKNCPLPLMDGYPNCVDKLKWMKEMWRSDPCYGRYGVNGSLCSFLIYLSEMENWCPLLPGRAIPPGVTASSAVGSDTAVVRNNFTGLYPSLENREQFKWVHQRIHSMEQIWVDAGRSLSAKYNLAERKAKQILPSVVDPSGSSSSGVTSSPHFTFWVTIFTFLLQYPTSSSLGIMRTSCPPHSVVTPSLIYTDIVGLRQIQAALQTDWVKYKCMIRVLDSFGTEPDFNHAAWAQQHNLTSYFGGLNLIPMQFNTMFPHTPDNTFLGFVVQHQLSSEERQQLESTKRQNQALVYGKRATFWKDKEAYLDVIHRYLEIHGTVDKSASIPAYVKNHGIVKGSEVQVLLRQSKVFVGLSFPYEGPAALEAIANGCAFLNPRLDPPHSRLNTKFFEEKPTIREVSSQNPYAEAIGEPYVWTVDMQNSTDVERALSVILNQTIEPYLPYEFTCEGMLQRVNTLTEKQDFCNNTETWPPLSALQVVKAEVNTSCKQACQEKGLICEPAFFPHLNSVDNLANYSVYCRSSELSDSRLVFPAYSSSEHCVFQSDPLLFSCVRSEESLIRICPCRDYIKDQIALCKACI, encoded by the exons ATGAGAAAACTAGCGCCCATCCTGCGATGGACTCTGTTCGTGCTAGTGGCCATCAGCTTCATCTGGTGTCTGactctgtcatttttcatcctG GGTGCTGCTGACAAGGATGGCATCAGTTTGACCCATCAGAGCAGAGTGCAAAGAAAAGCGTGGGGGGAAAGCAGCAGGGCTGAAG ACATAATGAAGAGAATTGTCAAGTTCGTCGATGACCTCCTGAACATTGTGGGACCCCCTGGCGACC tctcCCCCCCGCCTCCTTTGAAGGACTACAAGGAAGAGTTCAGAGTGCTCCAGATTCaaatggaggcagagaaagacaaagaaaaactgaggGAGAAGATGGTTGAGGAGCTGCGATCTGATAAGGTGCAACTGCAGCAGCAAGTGGCTCACCTGGAGGAACTCCTGAGGCTGCAGACGATGAAGGAACTTGCCAGGGACG GTGGTCAAAACAGCGAGGATAAAAACTGTCCACTGCCTCTCATGGATGGATACCCAAACTGTGTGGATAAATTAAAG TGGATGAAGGAGATGTGGAGGTCTGACCCTTGCTACGGCCGTTATGGGGTGAACGGGTCCCTGTGCTCCTTCCTGATCTACCTCAGTGAG ATGGAGAACTGGTGTCCTCTGCTTCCAGGCCGAGCGATCCCCCCAGGTGTAACAGCTAGCTCAGCG GTGGGGTCTGACACTGCCGTAGTCCGGAACAACTTTACTGGTCTGTATCCATCCCTGGAAAACAGAGAGCAGTTCAAATGGGTTCACCAAAGAATCCACAGTATGGAACAGATTTGGGTCGACGCCGGGCGCTCTCTTTCAGCCAAATACAACCTCGCAGAGCGGAAAGCCAAACAG ATTCTGCCTTCAGTGGTGGACCCCTCGGGGAGCTCGTCCAGTGGAGTGACCTCATCGCCACACTTTACATTCTGGGTCACGATCTTCACCTTTCTGCTTCAATACCCGACCTCAAG tTCTCTAGGGATCATGAGAACAAGCTGCCCACCTCATTCTGTAGTGACACCAAGCCTGATTTACACAGACATTGTCGGCCTTCGACAGATACAGGCAGCACTACAGACAGACTGGGTTAAATACAA GTGTATGATTCGCGTGTTGGACTCTTTTGGCACTGAGCCGGACTTCAATCACGCAGCCTGGGCCCAGCAGCACAACCTGACAAGTTATTTTGGCGGCCTGAACCTGATCCCAATGCAGTTCAACACCATGTTTC CTCATACACCAGACAACACATTCCTGGGATTCGTGGTGCAGCACCAGCTGAGCTCTGAAGAACGTCAGCAGCTCGAGTCCACCAAAAGACAAAACCAGGCGCTTGTGTATGGGAAGCGTGCCACTTTTTGGAAG GATAAAGAGGCTTATCTGGACGTCATCCATCGATACTTAGAGATCCATGGGACGGTTGATAAAAGCGCTTCAATCCCAGCCTATGTGAAGAACCACGGCATTGTCAAAGGCAGTGAGGTACAGGTCCTGCTGAGACAGAGcaag GTTTTTGTGGGACTGTCTTTCCCTTATGAAGGCCCTGCTGCACTGGAGGCCATAGCCAATGGCTGTGCTTTCCTGAACCCCAGGTTAGACCCTCCGCACAGTCGACTGAACACAAAGTTCTTCGAGGAAAAGCCCACCATCAGAGAG GTGTCATCACAGAATCCTTACGCCGAGGCGATAGGAGAGCCCTACGTATGGACGGTAGATATGCAAAACTCCACGGATGTGGAAAGAGCTCTCTCTGTTATCCTCAATCAGACA ATTGAGCCCTACCTTCCCTACGAGTTCACCTGTGAAGGGATGCTCCAGAGGGTCAACACCCTGACTGAAAAACAG GACTTTtgcaacaacacagagactTGGCCCCCACTGAGCGCGCTCCAGGTCGTGAAGGCAGAGGTCAACACTTCCTGTAAACAGGCCTGCCAGGAGAAGGGGCTCATCTGTGAACCTGCGTTCTTCCCACATCTGAACAGCGTCGACAATCTCGCCAA TTACAGTGTATATTGTCGGTCATCAGAGCTGTCTGACAGTCGTCTGGTGTTTCCAGCCTACAGCAGTAGTGAACACTGTGTGTTCCAGTCTGATCCCCTGCTCTTCAGCTGCGTCAGATCAGAAGAGTCTTTGATTCGCATCTGCCCCTGTAGAGACTACATAAAGGACCAAATAGCCTTATGCAAGGCGTGTATATAA
- the LOC119026392 gene encoding alpha-1,6-mannosylglycoprotein 6-beta-N-acetylglucosaminyltransferase A-like isoform X1, translating into MRKLAPILRWTLFVLVAISFIWCLTLSFFILGAADKDGISLTHQSRVQRKAWGESSRAEDIMKRIVKFVDDLLNIVGPPGDLSPPPPLKDYKEEFRVLQIQMEAEKDKEKLREKMVEELRSDKVQLQQQVAHLEELLRLQTMKELARDGGQNSEDKNCPLPLMDGYPNCVDKLKWMKEMWRSDPCYGRYGVNGSLCSFLIYLSEMENWCPLLPGRAIPPGVTASSAVGSDTAVVRNNFTGLYPSLENREQFKWVHQRIHSMEQIWVDAGRSLSAKYNLAERKAKQILVHPGALTVESGFKIADSAFSGGPLGELVQWSDLIATLYILGHDLHLSASIPDLKVSLGIMRTSCPPHSVVTPSLIYTDIVGLRQIQAALQTDWVKYKCMIRVLDSFGTEPDFNHAAWAQQHNLTSYFGGLNLIPMQFNTMFPHTPDNTFLGFVVQHQLSSEERQQLESTKRQNQALVYGKRATFWKDKEAYLDVIHRYLEIHGTVDKSASIPAYVKNHGIVKGSEVQVLLRQSKVFVGLSFPYEGPAALEAIANGCAFLNPRLDPPHSRLNTKFFEEKPTIREVSSQNPYAEAIGEPYVWTVDMQNSTDVERALSVILNQTIEPYLPYEFTCEGMLQRVNTLTEKQDFCNNTETWPPLSALQVVKAEVNTSCKQACQEKGLICEPAFFPHLNSVDNLANYSVYCRSSELSDSRLVFPAYSSSEHCVFQSDPLLFSCVRSEESLIRICPCRDYIKDQIALCKACI; encoded by the exons ATGAGAAAACTAGCGCCCATCCTGCGATGGACTCTGTTCGTGCTAGTGGCCATCAGCTTCATCTGGTGTCTGactctgtcatttttcatcctG GGTGCTGCTGACAAGGATGGCATCAGTTTGACCCATCAGAGCAGAGTGCAAAGAAAAGCGTGGGGGGAAAGCAGCAGGGCTGAAG ACATAATGAAGAGAATTGTCAAGTTCGTCGATGACCTCCTGAACATTGTGGGACCCCCTGGCGACC tctcCCCCCCGCCTCCTTTGAAGGACTACAAGGAAGAGTTCAGAGTGCTCCAGATTCaaatggaggcagagaaagacaaagaaaaactgaggGAGAAGATGGTTGAGGAGCTGCGATCTGATAAGGTGCAACTGCAGCAGCAAGTGGCTCACCTGGAGGAACTCCTGAGGCTGCAGACGATGAAGGAACTTGCCAGGGACG GTGGTCAAAACAGCGAGGATAAAAACTGTCCACTGCCTCTCATGGATGGATACCCAAACTGTGTGGATAAATTAAAG TGGATGAAGGAGATGTGGAGGTCTGACCCTTGCTACGGCCGTTATGGGGTGAACGGGTCCCTGTGCTCCTTCCTGATCTACCTCAGTGAG ATGGAGAACTGGTGTCCTCTGCTTCCAGGCCGAGCGATCCCCCCAGGTGTAACAGCTAGCTCAGCG GTGGGGTCTGACACTGCCGTAGTCCGGAACAACTTTACTGGTCTGTATCCATCCCTGGAAAACAGAGAGCAGTTCAAATGGGTTCACCAAAGAATCCACAGTATGGAACAGATTTGGGTCGACGCCGGGCGCTCTCTTTCAGCCAAATACAACCTCGCAGAGCGGAAAGCCAAACAG ATCCTGGTGCATCCTGGGGCTCTGACAGTTGAATCTGGGTTTAAAATAGCAGATTCTGCCTTCAGTGGTGGACCCCTCGGGGAGCTCGTCCAGTGGAGTGACCTCATCGCCACACTTTACATTCTGGGTCACGATCTTCACCTTTCTGCTTCAATACCCGACCTCAAGGT tTCTCTAGGGATCATGAGAACAAGCTGCCCACCTCATTCTGTAGTGACACCAAGCCTGATTTACACAGACATTGTCGGCCTTCGACAGATACAGGCAGCACTACAGACAGACTGGGTTAAATACAA GTGTATGATTCGCGTGTTGGACTCTTTTGGCACTGAGCCGGACTTCAATCACGCAGCCTGGGCCCAGCAGCACAACCTGACAAGTTATTTTGGCGGCCTGAACCTGATCCCAATGCAGTTCAACACCATGTTTC CTCATACACCAGACAACACATTCCTGGGATTCGTGGTGCAGCACCAGCTGAGCTCTGAAGAACGTCAGCAGCTCGAGTCCACCAAAAGACAAAACCAGGCGCTTGTGTATGGGAAGCGTGCCACTTTTTGGAAG GATAAAGAGGCTTATCTGGACGTCATCCATCGATACTTAGAGATCCATGGGACGGTTGATAAAAGCGCTTCAATCCCAGCCTATGTGAAGAACCACGGCATTGTCAAAGGCAGTGAGGTACAGGTCCTGCTGAGACAGAGcaag GTTTTTGTGGGACTGTCTTTCCCTTATGAAGGCCCTGCTGCACTGGAGGCCATAGCCAATGGCTGTGCTTTCCTGAACCCCAGGTTAGACCCTCCGCACAGTCGACTGAACACAAAGTTCTTCGAGGAAAAGCCCACCATCAGAGAG GTGTCATCACAGAATCCTTACGCCGAGGCGATAGGAGAGCCCTACGTATGGACGGTAGATATGCAAAACTCCACGGATGTGGAAAGAGCTCTCTCTGTTATCCTCAATCAGACA ATTGAGCCCTACCTTCCCTACGAGTTCACCTGTGAAGGGATGCTCCAGAGGGTCAACACCCTGACTGAAAAACAG GACTTTtgcaacaacacagagactTGGCCCCCACTGAGCGCGCTCCAGGTCGTGAAGGCAGAGGTCAACACTTCCTGTAAACAGGCCTGCCAGGAGAAGGGGCTCATCTGTGAACCTGCGTTCTTCCCACATCTGAACAGCGTCGACAATCTCGCCAA TTACAGTGTATATTGTCGGTCATCAGAGCTGTCTGACAGTCGTCTGGTGTTTCCAGCCTACAGCAGTAGTGAACACTGTGTGTTCCAGTCTGATCCCCTGCTCTTCAGCTGCGTCAGATCAGAAGAGTCTTTGATTCGCATCTGCCCCTGTAGAGACTACATAAAGGACCAAATAGCCTTATGCAAGGCGTGTATATAA